In Tenacibaculum sp. 190524A02b, the genomic stretch AGAATAGAGAAAGAAATAGAGTAAGGAAAAATAAGTGTAATACTTTTCTTATTTTTGTTTCCATTTTAAACGAAAAAAATGTCAAAAAAAAATATAGCGATATTAACTGTAGTCTTAGCAATTTTAATAGATCAGATAAGTAAAATTTATGTGAAAACCCATTTTACTTTGGGTGAAGAGGTTGTTGTTTTTGCTGATTGGTTTAAAATTCACTTTACAGAGAATAACGGTATGGCTTGGGGATTTGAGTTTGGAGGGAAGGCAGGAAAATTGTTTTTGACATTATTTAGATTAGTTGCTGTAACTGGAATTGTGTATTGGTTATGGCAAACCATAAAAAGAAAAACACACAATGCTGTTATTGTTGCCATTGCTTTAATTTTAGCAGGAGCAATTGGAAATATTATCGATTCTGTTTTTTATGGAGTTATTTTTGACTCTTCCATGCATAAAGTAGCAACTTTGTTTGCAGACAAACCTTATGGCGAATTGTTTTATGGAAAAGTAGTAGACATGCTTTATTTTCCCATTTATGAAGGAGAGAGCTTTACTTTTTTTAATGCTATTTTTAACGGAGCTGATTCTTGGATAACCATTGGCGTAGCTATACTTTTTATCTTTAATAAAGAAGCTTTCCCTAAAGAAGATTAGAGGAAGTTTAGTTCCAATTTTTTAGTATCTTGGAGTTCTTATAATCAAAGCTTAAAGTTAATGCGCGTTATAAAATACACAGCCGTTTTTATTTTAGGTTTTTTAATTGCTAAATTATGGTATGATGTTAAAGAGCCTGATTATAAAAAGGAAGAAGTAAAAGTATTTCTAAATGGAATTCAAAACCTTAGTAAACTAGTAGTATCTGAAGGAAATTTTTCTGAAGTTTATAGTTTTTCCGACTCTAAAAAATACCTCTATAATTATTTAAGTTTTGATAAAAAAGCGATTCTTTCGGTGAATGCTAAAGTAGAAGTAGGCTATGATTTATCTAAGTTAGATATTCAAATAGATTCTATAGGAAAACAAATTATAATTAATAAAATACCTAAAGAAGAATTAACAATTACACCAGATATCAAGTATTTCGATTTACAACAGAGTAAGTTTAACAGTTTTTCAAAGGAAGAACTAAATAAACTAAACGATAAAGCAATAGAAAAGATAAAGTCAACCATAACGGTGTCCGATTTACAAAAAGACGCTAAAAACCGTTTATTTGAAGAATTATCTAAAATTTATCAGTTATCTAAAATATACAATTGGAAAGTGGTGAATAATACTGAATCAAATCTATTTTTTCAGAAAGATTAATTAGGCAATTGTTTACTTAAAATACCATAGATAAAAGCTCCAAATAAAGCGCTTCCTAAAATTAATAATGCAGGAAAAAAGTTAAAGCCAAGCAAAACAAATAAAGGAGCAGCACAAGCACCTGTTAAAGCCCATCCTAACCCAAATATTGTTCCTCCAACAATAGTTCTGATATAGCCTCTTTTCTTTTGTTTAGGAATTATTTTTAAACCATTAATGTCTGTTACCTTTTCTTTTTTAAAAAGTTGCATAAATAGTAGAGAAATAACTACTGCAGAACCAATAATACCATACATATGAAAGGATTGAAACTTGAACATTTCATAAATTCTATACCAAGAAATAATTTCGGCTTTGCTTAATATAATTCCAAAGAAAAGACCTAAGAAAAGAAATTTTATATTTTTCATATGATTTTGTTTAAAAAATTAAAGGTAATACTATCCATGTCATTAGTAAACCACCAATAAAAAAGCCTATGGTGGCTAGTAAAGAGGGAAGTTGTAGACTACTTAGCCCTGTAATAGCATGACCAGAGGTGCAACCACCTGCATATCTAGTCCCAAATCCAATCAGAAAACCGCCCAAAATAAGTAAGAGTATTGATGAAAATGATTCTAAATTGAAAATTTCATTAGGAAAATACGAGAGACCCACATTCGTGAAATTCAAATTATCTATTAATTCCTTTTCAGTTTTTGGATTAAGTGAAATATTTTTATTTGGAATTAAATAGTTTGAAGCTAAAACTCCACCTAGAAATAAACCTAAAATAAATAGTAGAGAAAAAGAACGTTGTCTCCAGTTTGTATTAAAATAGTTGGATATTTTACCAGCTCCAGCTATAGTACAAAGAGTATCTAAATTAGTTGAAACACCAAAGTTTTTTCCAAAATAAAAATATAAAAAGAGTGTAAACGCTATCAAAGGCCCAGCAACATACCAAGGCCACGGATTTAATAAAAAGTCCATCTTTGTTATTATTAATTATGTTAAACAAAATCAACCAAACTACTTTAGTTGAGAGTGTAGAAAGTCAGTAATAAGTTTGGTAGCACCGATATTTTCTCTAATATATTCAATGTTTAGAGTACCCATGCTTTCTCTTAAAGATTTATTAGCTTTAAGAGTTACAAAAATAGACGAAAGTTGTTCAAAGTCTGTAACAATTGTAACACTCTTACGATTGATTAAGTCGATGGCTTCTTGGAATTTAAAGTGTTTTTTACCACCAAAAATGACAGGAATACCATAAGTGGCTGGTTCAAGAATATTATGTAATCCAGTAGCTAATCCACCTCCTACATAAGCAATGTCTGCATGCGCGTATATTTTAGTTAATAGACCAATGGTATCTATAATTAAAACATCATAATCGGAAAGCTTTTTATTGTTGTGTTCAGAAAATAGAATTACTTTTTTAGTTTGAATGTTATTTTTTATACGTGCAATCTCTTTATGATTAATATTGTGTGGAGCTATAATAACTTTCTCATTATTTTGCATTTTAGTATTAATATACTCAATAAGTAGCTCTTCATCTTCTTTCCATGTACTACCCGCTACTATTGTAAAGCAATTCTGTTGAAAATCTTTGATGAAATCTAAATGATTTTTCTGTTGTAATATATCATAAACTCTATCAAACCGAGTATCACCACTTATAGTAACATTGG encodes the following:
- a CDS encoding YeeE/YedE thiosulfate transporter family protein; translation: MKNIKFLFLGLFFGIILSKAEIISWYRIYEMFKFQSFHMYGIIGSAVVISLLFMQLFKKEKVTDINGLKIIPKQKKRGYIRTIVGGTIFGLGWALTGACAAPLFVLLGFNFFPALLILGSALFGAFIYGILSKQLPN
- a CDS encoding lipoprotein signal peptidase — encoded protein: MSKKNIAILTVVLAILIDQISKIYVKTHFTLGEEVVVFADWFKIHFTENNGMAWGFEFGGKAGKLFLTLFRLVAVTGIVYWLWQTIKRKTHNAVIVAIALILAGAIGNIIDSVFYGVIFDSSMHKVATLFADKPYGELFYGKVVDMLYFPIYEGESFTFFNAIFNGADSWITIGVAILFIFNKEAFPKED
- a CDS encoding DUF4230 domain-containing protein, translating into MRVIKYTAVFILGFLIAKLWYDVKEPDYKKEEVKVFLNGIQNLSKLVVSEGNFSEVYSFSDSKKYLYNYLSFDKKAILSVNAKVEVGYDLSKLDIQIDSIGKQIIINKIPKEELTITPDIKYFDLQQSKFNSFSKEELNKLNDKAIEKIKSTITVSDLQKDAKNRLFEELSKIYQLSKIYNWKVVNNTESNLFFQKD
- a CDS encoding YeeE/YedE family protein; this translates as MDFLLNPWPWYVAGPLIAFTLFLYFYFGKNFGVSTNLDTLCTIAGAGKISNYFNTNWRQRSFSLLFILGLFLGGVLASNYLIPNKNISLNPKTEKELIDNLNFTNVGLSYFPNEIFNLESFSSILLLILGGFLIGFGTRYAGGCTSGHAITGLSSLQLPSLLATIGFFIGGLLMTWIVLPLIF
- a CDS encoding 3-deoxy-D-manno-octulosonic acid transferase, with amino-acid sequence MNFIYNIVIHPIYFILKIIALFNSKINLFVNGRKKSFQLLETIKPTDKTIWFHAASLGEFEQGRPIIEYLKKSSPDYKIVLTFFSPSGYEVRKDYNKADVICYLPFDTKRNMQKFISLVHPEVAIIIKYEFWPNLLNQLKKENITTILASGIFREKQLFFKPYGAFMRKKLEAFHHFFVQNESSKNLLNSINFSNVTISGDTRFDRVYDILQQKNHLDFIKDFQQNCFTIVAGSTWKEDEELLIEYINTKMQNNEKVIIAPHNINHKEIARIKNNIQTKKVILFSEHNNKKLSDYDVLIIDTIGLLTKIYAHADIAYVGGGLATGLHNILEPATYGIPVIFGGKKHFKFQEAIDLINRKSVTIVTDFEQLSSIFVTLKANKSLRESMGTLNIEYIRENIGATKLITDFLHSQLK